A section of the Candidatus Thioglobus autotrophicus genome encodes:
- a CDS encoding nucleotide pyrophosphohydrolase — MNIKKIQKQLSDFADERDWNQFHNPKNLAMALSVEASELVEIFQWLTPEQAEAIMGTDENEHVKEELADVMIYLIRLADKLNVDIEDAVTDKIVKNGEKYPVDTSKGSTTKRTTLKEKIKDLIAL, encoded by the coding sequence ATGAACATCAAAAAAATACAAAAACAACTTTCAGATTTTGCCGATGAGCGTGATTGGAATCAGTTTCACAATCCAAAGAACTTAGCAATGGCACTGTCTGTTGAAGCGTCAGAATTAGTTGAAATTTTTCAGTGGTTAACGCCTGAACAAGCCGAAGCAATCATGGGTACTGATGAAAACGAGCATGTCAAAGAAGAATTGGCAGACGTTATGATTTACTTGATTCGTTTGGCAGATAAATTAAACGTAGACATTGAGGATGCAGTTACAGATAAGATTGTTAAGAATGGCGAAAAGTATCCTGTTGACACTTCAAAAGGAAGCACTACGAAGCGCACAACGTTAAAAGAAAAGATTAAAGATTTAATTGCACTTTGA